Proteins encoded within one genomic window of uncultured Draconibacterium sp.:
- the frr gene encoding ribosome recycling factor: protein MQEEVEFILDHCKEKMAAAVEHLEKELVHIRAGKANPSMLDGVHVEYYGSQTPLNQVSNVSTPDARTIAVQPWEKNLIPEIEKAIQNANLGLNPDNNGEIIRINIPVLTEERRRGLVKQAHQEGENAKVSVRGARKDSNDSLKKLLKEGLSEDIEKDAEAEVQKMTDDFGKKIDALVEAKEEDIMTI from the coding sequence ATGCAAGAAGAAGTAGAATTTATTTTAGATCATTGTAAAGAGAAAATGGCAGCTGCCGTTGAACACCTTGAGAAGGAATTGGTTCACATCCGTGCAGGTAAAGCAAATCCGTCCATGTTGGATGGAGTTCATGTGGAATATTATGGTAGTCAGACGCCACTAAATCAGGTTTCTAACGTGAGTACACCTGATGCACGAACAATTGCAGTTCAACCTTGGGAAAAGAATTTGATCCCGGAAATTGAGAAAGCAATTCAAAATGCAAATCTGGGATTAAACCCGGATAACAACGGCGAGATTATTAGAATTAATATTCCGGTACTGACTGAAGAAAGACGAAGAGGTTTGGTAAAACAAGCCCATCAGGAAGGCGAAAACGCAAAAGTAAGCGTTCGCGGTGCACGAAAAGATTCGAACGATAGCCTTAAGAAACTTCTAAAAGAAGGTTTGTCAGAGGATATCGAGAAAGACGCGGAAGCGGAAGTGCAAAAAATGACTGATGATTTTGGTAAGAAGATCGACGCCTTGGTGGAAGCCAAGGAAGAAGATATAATGACTATTTAA
- a CDS encoding AMP-binding protein, whose product MQLLDYTLGNILEKWAFETPDKDFIVYPDRNLRFSYKQFNERVDRLAKGLLFIGIKPGDKVGVWAKNVPDWTTLMFATAKIGAILVTVNTNYKLSELEYILKNADINSLFIVDGYRDSDYVKMLFELVPELRSQPRGKLKSDKFPELKNVGFIGQQKHRGMYNTDELMLLGSHIDDLELESVKVALNCHDVVNMQYTSGTTGFPKGVMLSHHNILNNGFATGECMKYTEDDRLLVCVPLFHCFGCVLAMCSIVTHGATMVFTEDFDPLLVLASVQKEKCTALYGVPTMFIAELNHPMFDMFDLSSLRTGIMAGALCPIETMRQVMDKMNMKDIIIVYGLTESSPGMTATRTHNSVEVRSTTVGFEFPNVEVKIVNPETGEECKQGDQGEICCRGYNVMKGYYNNPEETANVIDKEGWLHSGDLAVKTEDGFYKITGRIKDMIVRGGENIYPREIENYLYRLPQIEAVEVAGVPSPKYGEAVGAFIKLKKGETLSEEEIVDFCRGNIARFKIPKYIFFVDEFPMTASGKIQKYKMSEMSLELCKNQGIEII is encoded by the coding sequence ATGCAACTACTTGATTATACCTTAGGAAATATACTGGAAAAATGGGCCTTCGAAACGCCAGACAAAGATTTTATTGTTTATCCCGATCGTAACCTGCGGTTTTCGTATAAACAGTTTAACGAACGGGTAGACCGCCTGGCAAAAGGGCTGCTTTTTATCGGTATAAAACCGGGTGATAAAGTAGGTGTTTGGGCAAAAAATGTTCCCGATTGGACCACGCTGATGTTTGCCACGGCCAAAATTGGGGCAATTCTGGTAACGGTTAATACCAATTATAAATTATCGGAACTGGAATACATATTGAAAAATGCCGATATAAATTCGCTTTTTATTGTTGACGGTTACCGCGATAGCGATTATGTAAAAATGCTGTTCGAGCTGGTGCCCGAGCTAAGATCACAGCCACGCGGTAAACTGAAATCTGATAAATTTCCGGAGCTTAAAAATGTGGGATTTATTGGTCAGCAGAAACATCGCGGAATGTACAACACCGATGAATTGATGTTGCTGGGAAGCCACATCGACGACTTGGAATTGGAAAGCGTAAAAGTAGCACTCAATTGCCACGATGTGGTGAATATGCAATACACCTCAGGAACTACTGGTTTCCCGAAAGGTGTAATGCTTTCTCACCACAATATTCTGAATAACGGATTTGCAACCGGCGAGTGCATGAAATATACCGAAGACGATCGCTTGTTGGTTTGTGTGCCATTATTCCATTGTTTTGGTTGCGTGCTGGCCATGTGTTCTATCGTTACGCACGGAGCTACAATGGTATTTACCGAGGATTTTGATCCTTTACTGGTTCTGGCGTCTGTGCAAAAAGAAAAATGTACGGCGCTTTATGGTGTGCCGACCATGTTTATTGCCGAGTTAAATCATCCGATGTTCGATATGTTTGATCTGTCGTCGTTGCGCACAGGAATAATGGCGGGGGCACTTTGCCCCATCGAAACCATGCGTCAGGTGATGGATAAAATGAACATGAAAGACATTATTATTGTGTATGGCTTAACCGAAAGTTCGCCCGGAATGACTGCTACCCGTACTCATAATTCGGTTGAAGTTCGGTCTACCACAGTTGGTTTCGAATTCCCGAATGTTGAGGTGAAAATTGTAAATCCGGAAACCGGCGAAGAATGTAAACAGGGCGATCAGGGTGAAATCTGCTGCCGGGGTTACAATGTAATGAAAGGCTACTACAACAATCCGGAAGAAACAGCAAATGTTATCGATAAGGAAGGCTGGTTGCATTCGGGTGATTTGGCGGTAAAAACCGAAGATGGATTTTATAAAATTACTGGCCGTATAAAAGATATGATCGTTCGCGGTGGTGAAAATATATACCCGCGCGAGATTGAAAATTACCTTTATCGTTTGCCGCAAATCGAGGCAGTTGAAGTTGCAGGTGTTCCAAGCCCAAAATATGGCGAAGCAGTTGGTGCCTTTATTAAACTCAAAAAAGGAGAAACACTCAGCGAGGAAGAGATCGTTGATTTCTGCCGCGGAAATATTGCCCGGTTTAAAATTCCGAAGTACATCTTTTTTGTTGATGAATTCCCGATGACCGCCAGTGGAAAGATCCAAAAATACAAAATGAGCGAAATGTCGCTAGAACTATGTAAAAATCAGGGCATAGAGATTATTTAA
- a CDS encoding XRE family transcriptional regulator — protein MKNRKKIGNKIKEFREFRQLSRGDLAIQANLDEAQLQLIENEGNVPSLGVLIKISRAMGVRIGTFLDDQETIGPALVNAGKAEESLSFSTKDESTREHLNFFSLAQAKSGRHMEPFLVEIEPAEESDYKLSSHEGEEFIYVLEGSIEINYGKEVYLLQKGDTIYLDSVVAHNIHSAGEQAAKMLAVIYTPV, from the coding sequence ATGAAAAACCGGAAAAAGATTGGTAATAAAATCAAAGAGTTTCGTGAGTTCAGGCAACTTTCGCGCGGAGATTTGGCAATACAGGCTAATTTGGATGAAGCCCAGTTACAGTTGATTGAAAACGAGGGAAATGTTCCTTCGTTAGGAGTGCTAATTAAAATATCGCGTGCAATGGGCGTTCGTATTGGTACGTTTCTCGACGACCAGGAAACAATTGGTCCGGCTCTGGTAAATGCAGGCAAGGCCGAAGAAAGTCTGAGCTTTTCGACCAAAGACGAAAGTACACGTGAGCATCTGAACTTTTTCTCACTGGCGCAGGCAAAATCCGGAAGACATATGGAACCGTTTTTGGTTGAAATTGAACCTGCGGAAGAGTCGGATTATAAACTGTCGTCTCACGAAGGCGAGGAGTTTATATATGTGCTCGAAGGAAGTATTGAGATCAATTACGGAAAAGAAGTGTACCTCTTGCAAAAAGGCGATACCATCTATCTCGATTCGGTTGTTGCCCACAATATTCACTCAGCCGGCGAACAGGCAGCAAAAATGCTTGCGGTAATCTACACACCCGTATAA
- a CDS encoding amylo-alpha-1,6-glucosidase codes for MHYLQFDKEQLVNLEYSLFKEILRSNRAGSYLSTTLNGCNTRKYHGLLVCPIENFGGEKHVLLSSLDETVIQNKAEFNLGIHRYKGGTYEPKGHKYIRNVEFDAIPKITYRVGGVVLTKERLLVEKEEQILIKYTLEEATSPTTLRLKPFLAFRNIHQLSKANMFVNRKFGKAKKGIKTCLYDGYPDLFMQCSKAVDYVAAPDWYYDIEYLKELNRGYDYLEDLFVPGYFEFPMKKGESIVFAAGLTEANPVSLKQRFTKEQKKRGDKETFNSVLERAAHQFIMHEGYTADIIAGFPWYNSITRQTFVSLPGLCTAFYDQKLCAKILDSYLKYFNDGFFPDQIKDKELQYHSADTSLWFIWVIQQYLKKNNNPKLLWKMYGEAIKRILNAYSNQNLEYIKVLSNGLIYAEKKDTALTWMNSTVDGKAVLPRAGMQVEVNALWFNAICFALDLADMAGDREFITQWKHMVNKVAQSFLKTFWSDGHGYLADVVKDEQQEWAVRPNMVIAVAMDYTPLTKEQQKQVLSVVKRKLLTNRGLRTLSPDHLRYIGDIDGGPKERELAVHQGAVWPWLLQFFVEAYLKIHKRGGLPFVKQIMESFEAEMTEHCIGNIPEMYDGDPPHVGKGAISQAWNVAGVSYALDLVQNYNE; via the coding sequence ATGCATTACCTTCAATTTGATAAGGAACAGCTGGTAAATCTTGAATATTCGCTGTTCAAAGAAATATTACGATCAAACAGAGCCGGTTCTTATTTAAGTACCACGCTAAACGGCTGCAATACGCGTAAATACCACGGTTTGCTGGTGTGCCCGATTGAAAATTTTGGAGGTGAAAAACATGTGTTGCTTTCATCGCTCGATGAAACAGTAATACAAAACAAGGCAGAATTCAACCTCGGTATCCATCGTTACAAGGGCGGAACTTACGAACCCAAAGGGCACAAATACATTCGTAATGTAGAGTTTGATGCGATACCTAAAATCACCTACCGGGTAGGTGGTGTTGTGCTGACAAAAGAACGGCTACTGGTTGAAAAAGAGGAACAAATTCTGATAAAATATACGCTTGAGGAAGCTACGTCGCCAACCACATTGCGATTAAAACCATTTCTGGCTTTCCGGAATATCCATCAGTTGAGCAAGGCAAACATGTTTGTAAACCGCAAGTTTGGGAAAGCCAAAAAGGGGATAAAAACATGTTTGTACGATGGGTATCCCGATTTGTTTATGCAGTGCAGCAAAGCAGTGGATTATGTGGCCGCTCCCGATTGGTATTACGATATTGAATACCTGAAAGAACTGAACCGGGGCTACGATTATTTGGAAGATCTTTTTGTGCCGGGGTATTTTGAGTTCCCAATGAAAAAGGGCGAATCGATCGTTTTTGCGGCGGGTTTAACGGAGGCTAATCCGGTGTCGTTAAAACAGCGATTTACCAAAGAGCAGAAAAAACGTGGAGACAAAGAAACCTTCAACAGCGTTTTGGAGCGGGCCGCTCATCAGTTTATCATGCACGAAGGCTACACGGCTGATATTATTGCGGGCTTTCCGTGGTATAACAGCATTACCAGACAGACTTTTGTGTCGCTTCCGGGACTGTGTACAGCGTTTTACGATCAGAAACTTTGTGCAAAAATTTTGGATTCGTACCTGAAATATTTTAATGATGGTTTTTTCCCTGATCAGATAAAAGATAAGGAGCTGCAGTACCATTCTGCCGATACGTCGCTGTGGTTTATTTGGGTCATTCAACAGTATCTAAAGAAAAATAACAATCCAAAGTTGCTTTGGAAGATGTATGGCGAAGCGATCAAGCGGATTCTTAATGCTTACTCCAATCAGAATCTGGAGTATATAAAAGTGCTGTCCAACGGATTAATTTATGCCGAAAAGAAAGATACAGCGCTAACGTGGATGAATTCCACAGTGGATGGAAAAGCGGTTTTACCGCGTGCCGGAATGCAGGTTGAAGTAAATGCTTTGTGGTTTAACGCGATTTGTTTTGCACTCGATTTGGCTGATATGGCCGGCGACCGCGAATTTATTACGCAGTGGAAACACATGGTTAATAAGGTGGCACAGTCGTTCCTGAAAACCTTCTGGAGTGATGGACACGGTTACCTTGCCGATGTGGTAAAAGATGAGCAGCAAGAATGGGCCGTGAGGCCAAATATGGTAATTGCTGTGGCCATGGATTATACGCCGCTTACCAAAGAACAGCAAAAGCAGGTGTTAAGTGTGGTGAAGCGAAAACTGCTTACAAACAGGGGGCTGCGAACATTGTCGCCCGACCATTTGCGTTACATTGGCGATATTGACGGAGGTCCGAAAGAACGAGAGTTGGCTGTGCATCAGGGAGCTGTTTGGCCGTGGTTGCTACAGTTTTTTGTTGAAGCTTATTTGAAAATTCATAAGCGTGGAGGCTTGCCGTTTGTGAAACAGATTATGGAAAGTTTTGAAGCCGAAATGACAGAACACTGTATAGGGAACATTCCTGAAATGTACGATGGGGATCCACCGCATGTTGGCAAAGGAGCCATTTCGCAGGCCTGGAATGTGGCGGGAGTTTCGTATGCGCTCGATTTGGTGCAGAACTATAATGAGTAA
- a CDS encoding glycoside hydrolase family 57 protein produces MKSICLFFQIHQPFRHRRYRFFDIGNDHYYYDDYSNESIIRNIADKSYLPANKLLLELAKKLGDKFRVSFSITGVALEQLELYAPEVIESFQKLAKTGCVEFLAETYSHSLSSFKDFQAFTDQVKKHDDQIFRLFGQKPRVFRNTEMIYSDEIGEKVAKLGYSAMLTEGAKHVLGWKSPDFLYVNAINPRLKVLMRNYKLSDDIGFRFSDKNWDEYPLTAEKYVSWLENVGEKEEVINLFLGYDTFGSRQPKEAGIFDFLKALAEQIVKSDKLEFATPSEVVDELQPISVVSVPHPISWSDEERDLSAWLGNEMQKEAFEKLYAMKDQMARCTDADLQKDWNYLQASDHFFYMSTKYFANGDPHKSYSHFDSPYEAFINYMNVLSDFKIRLNAHIPESEVENEIASLHRLLEEKEEKIKRMEADLRRLQKTKKQKTASRKKK; encoded by the coding sequence ATGAAGTCAATTTGTTTGTTTTTTCAAATACATCAACCTTTCAGGCACCGGCGTTACCGTTTTTTCGATATTGGTAACGACCACTATTATTACGACGATTATTCAAACGAAAGTATAATTAGAAATATAGCCGACAAAAGTTACTTGCCGGCCAATAAATTGTTGCTTGAGCTGGCTAAAAAACTGGGCGATAAGTTTAGGGTTTCTTTTTCGATTACCGGCGTGGCACTGGAGCAGCTTGAGCTTTATGCGCCCGAAGTTATCGAATCGTTTCAGAAATTGGCAAAAACCGGATGTGTTGAATTTTTGGCCGAAACCTATTCTCATTCGTTGAGCTCGTTTAAAGATTTTCAGGCATTTACCGACCAGGTGAAAAAACACGACGATCAGATTTTCAGGTTATTCGGCCAGAAACCTCGTGTATTTCGAAATACGGAAATGATATATTCTGATGAAATTGGGGAGAAGGTGGCCAAATTGGGTTACTCTGCTATGTTAACCGAAGGTGCTAAACATGTACTGGGATGGAAAAGCCCGGATTTCCTTTATGTTAATGCCATAAATCCCCGGCTAAAAGTGTTGATGCGCAACTATAAACTAAGCGACGATATCGGATTTCGCTTTTCAGATAAAAACTGGGATGAGTATCCTTTAACTGCAGAAAAATATGTGAGTTGGCTGGAGAATGTTGGTGAAAAAGAAGAGGTTATCAATCTGTTTTTGGGGTATGATACGTTTGGAAGCCGCCAGCCTAAAGAAGCCGGGATATTCGATTTCTTAAAAGCTTTGGCCGAACAGATCGTAAAAAGCGATAAGCTAGAATTTGCAACTCCCTCGGAAGTTGTTGATGAGCTTCAGCCGATTTCGGTTGTTAGTGTTCCACATCCCATTTCCTGGTCCGACGAAGAGCGCGATCTTAGCGCTTGGCTTGGGAACGAGATGCAAAAAGAGGCCTTTGAAAAATTGTATGCAATGAAAGATCAAATGGCCCGATGTACCGATGCCGATCTTCAAAAGGATTGGAATTACCTGCAGGCAAGCGATCATTTCTTTTACATGTCTACCAAGTATTTTGCCAACGGTGATCCGCATAAATCATACAGTCATTTCGATTCTCCATATGAGGCCTTTATAAATTATATGAATGTGCTTAGCGATTTTAAAATCCGCTTAAATGCACACATTCCGGAAAGTGAAGTGGAGAATGAAATTGCTTCGCTTCATCGTTTGCTGGAGGAGAAAGAAGAAAAGATAAAAAGAATGGAAGCCGATTTACGGCGTTTGCAAAAAACGAAAAAGCAAAAAACAGCTTCACGGAAAAAGAAATAG
- the pyrH gene encoding UMP kinase: MVKYKRILLKLSGESLMGDQQYGIDQQRLGDYAEEIAEIVKSGVQVGIVIGGGNIFRGLSGAAKGFDRVKGDQMGMLATVINSLALNSALVAQGIKSKVLTAIRMEPVGEFYSKDKAVEALENGEVVIISGGTGNPYFTTDTASALRGIEIEADVMLKGTRVDGIYTADPEKDKTATKFDKISFDEIYNRNLRIMDLTATTLCKENNLPIYVFNMDQKGSLQRVMSGEDLGTLVHS; this comes from the coding sequence ATGGTAAAATACAAACGCATTCTACTAAAACTCAGCGGCGAATCGTTGATGGGTGATCAGCAATACGGAATTGACCAGCAACGACTAGGTGATTACGCCGAAGAGATTGCAGAGATTGTAAAATCTGGCGTGCAGGTTGGAATTGTAATTGGCGGCGGTAACATTTTTCGCGGATTAAGCGGAGCGGCAAAAGGTTTCGATCGTGTAAAAGGTGACCAAATGGGGATGTTGGCTACGGTAATAAACAGCCTGGCTTTAAACTCTGCATTGGTGGCTCAGGGAATTAAATCGAAAGTGCTCACTGCAATCCGCATGGAACCTGTTGGTGAATTCTACTCGAAAGACAAAGCTGTTGAGGCTTTAGAAAATGGCGAAGTAGTAATAATATCTGGTGGAACCGGTAATCCGTACTTTACTACTGATACTGCAAGTGCCTTGCGTGGAATCGAAATTGAAGCCGATGTTATGCTAAAAGGAACCCGCGTTGACGGTATTTATACAGCCGATCCGGAAAAGGACAAAACTGCCACCAAGTTCGATAAAATCAGTTTCGACGAAATTTATAATCGTAACCTCCGAATAATGGATCTTACTGCTACCACATTGTGCAAAGAAAACAATTTGCCGATTTATGTTTTCAACATGGATCAAAAGGGTAGTTTGCAGAGAGTTATGAGTGGCGAGGATCTCGGAACTTTGGTTCATAGCTAA
- a CDS encoding glycosyltransferase family 4 protein, with protein sequence MKVLMFGWEFPPHISGGLGTACYGLTKGMAEIEDIEVTFVVPKAFGDEDQSRMKLIGANNIPVNRTTFTFDEGEKTMEYLEVDSPILPYVTEDEFWTLKSKRYSSQTKFVETDENSKIEFSGGYGPDLLKEIRDYALVARLIAEDNSCDIIHAHDWLTYPAGIAASKATGKPLVIHVHATDFDRSGGDVNPRVYAIEREGMEAADKIIAVSNLTRKMVIEKYGIPPEKVVTVYNAVESVNKEKGTLPPKGVNDKVVTFLGRITMQKGPGYFVEAANLVLKKMQNARFVMAGSGDMMNEMIARTAALGIADKFHFTGFLKGNDVNDLFSMTDVFVMPSVSEPFGIVPLEAMQLNVPVIISNQSGVSEIVKHAIKIDFWDTYAMADAIYGVLNYSSLAQHFKSAGKTEVEELKWTHSANEVRKVYQSTLQEH encoded by the coding sequence ATGAAAGTATTAATGTTTGGATGGGAATTTCCTCCCCATATATCCGGTGGATTGGGGACGGCGTGTTACGGTCTTACAAAAGGAATGGCGGAGATTGAAGATATCGAAGTAACTTTTGTTGTTCCCAAGGCTTTTGGCGATGAAGATCAGTCGCGAATGAAACTGATTGGAGCCAACAATATTCCCGTAAACCGAACGACATTTACTTTTGATGAGGGCGAGAAAACAATGGAATACCTCGAGGTAGATTCGCCTATTCTTCCCTACGTTACTGAAGATGAATTCTGGACATTAAAAAGTAAACGTTATTCAAGCCAGACAAAATTTGTTGAAACCGACGAAAACTCAAAAATAGAGTTCAGCGGAGGCTACGGCCCTGATCTGTTAAAAGAAATTCGCGATTATGCGCTTGTAGCCCGTTTAATTGCCGAAGATAATTCCTGCGATATTATTCATGCGCACGATTGGCTTACTTACCCGGCAGGAATTGCCGCCAGCAAAGCCACCGGAAAACCTTTGGTAATTCATGTGCACGCTACCGATTTCGATCGAAGCGGAGGCGATGTAAATCCACGGGTTTATGCCATTGAGCGAGAAGGAATGGAAGCTGCGGATAAAATTATTGCGGTGAGCAATCTTACCCGAAAAATGGTAATCGAAAAATACGGGATCCCGCCCGAAAAAGTGGTTACCGTTTATAATGCGGTTGAGTCGGTAAATAAGGAAAAAGGAACATTGCCGCCTAAAGGTGTTAACGATAAGGTGGTTACTTTTTTAGGAAGAATAACCATGCAAAAAGGCCCCGGTTATTTTGTTGAAGCTGCAAACCTGGTGCTGAAAAAAATGCAGAATGCCCGTTTTGTTATGGCCGGAAGCGGCGATATGATGAACGAAATGATAGCACGAACAGCCGCATTGGGCATCGCCGACAAATTTCATTTTACCGGTTTCCTGAAAGGGAACGATGTGAATGATCTTTTCAGCATGACCGATGTATTTGTTATGCCTTCGGTGTCGGAACCTTTTGGAATTGTGCCGCTTGAAGCTATGCAGTTAAATGTTCCGGTAATTATATCTAACCAGTCGGGGGTGTCTGAGATAGTAAAACATGCCATAAAAATCGATTTTTGGGATACCTATGCAATGGCTGATGCTATTTACGGGGTATTGAATTATTCCTCTTTGGCGCAGCACTTTAAAAGTGCAGGAAAAACCGAGGTGGAGGAACTGAAGTGGACACACTCGGCCAACGAAGTGAGAAAAGTTTATCAGAGTACTTTGCAAGAACATTAA
- the glgP gene encoding alpha-glucan family phosphorylase, translating to MEEKKFIKNPVVGEPVWKRIIVESNVPESLSPLRDLSKNLWWVWNSEARELFEQIDAEIWEECAHNPIVLLDQVSYNRFKELENDEMFIARMHEVNAMFNQYLEERKNLAGPEIAYFSMEYGLHDSLKIFSGGLGILAGDYLKEASDMKTNLIAVGLLYRYGYFKQNLNLHGEQMAIYDAQQFSKIPVQPALDANGEWVRVEVQYPGRTVIGHVWQTNIGSVKLFLLDTDHHENSDADRFVTHHLYGGDNENRLKQEMLLGLGGIQALKKLGYKSDVYHCNEGHAAFIGIERIANMMAEEKLSYAEAKEVVNASTVFTTHTPVPAGHDSFHNDLFRHYMDFFPEKLGISWENFEMLGKARAEEDHFNMSYLASNLSQGINGVSMLHGDVSKAVLKNLYQGYLEEELEIGYVTNGVHYPTWAAQEWKDIHKRYFGDQFPNNQLDFDVWKNIYNVPDHEIWELRKKLRQKLINYIKQRFSDNWIKRSENPKLITEILGKLNPNTLTIGFARRFATYKRAHLLFRNLDRLAKIVNDPERPVQFIFAGKAHPADQAGQDLIKHIVEVSKRPEFRGKILFVQNYDMNLAKMLLQGVDVWMNTPTRPLEASGTSGEKGVMNGTLHFSVLDGWWVEGYRKDAGWALPAERAYDVQDFQDELDAETIYNILEEEVVSAYYDRNQYDIPEKWISYVKNTLAHVSPNFTTSRMMRDYKDRYYNPQYERTQKVKADGFKLAKELAAWKEKVAAKWDEVEVKNIEIIDGIAHTMIMGDDYPVKVSVDLKGLQPEDVGLELVITERDNDGQEKIVRTIEFTPEKCEGTGCCYKHSILPDHPGSFAYSFRLYAKHPELPHRQDFRFIKWIS from the coding sequence ATGGAAGAGAAAAAATTCATAAAGAACCCGGTTGTGGGAGAACCGGTATGGAAACGGATTATTGTAGAATCAAACGTTCCGGAAAGTCTTTCACCACTGCGCGATCTTTCAAAAAACCTTTGGTGGGTTTGGAATTCTGAAGCACGCGAATTATTCGAACAAATTGATGCAGAAATTTGGGAAGAATGTGCGCATAACCCAATTGTTTTGCTCGACCAGGTGAGTTACAATCGTTTTAAAGAGCTGGAAAACGACGAAATGTTCATAGCCCGAATGCACGAAGTAAATGCAATGTTCAATCAATACCTGGAAGAAAGAAAGAATCTGGCTGGGCCTGAGATTGCATATTTCAGTATGGAGTATGGCTTGCACGACAGTTTAAAAATATTCTCCGGAGGTTTAGGTATTCTGGCCGGCGACTACCTGAAAGAGGCCAGCGATATGAAAACAAACCTCATTGCTGTAGGTTTGCTGTACCGTTATGGCTATTTCAAACAAAACCTGAATTTGCATGGAGAGCAGATGGCCATCTATGATGCCCAGCAGTTTTCGAAGATTCCTGTTCAGCCGGCTCTTGATGCCAATGGCGAATGGGTGAGAGTTGAAGTGCAATACCCGGGCAGAACAGTGATTGGTCATGTTTGGCAAACCAACATCGGATCGGTGAAACTGTTCTTACTCGATACTGATCATCACGAAAACAGCGATGCCGATCGTTTTGTTACCCACCATTTATATGGCGGCGATAACGAAAACCGACTGAAACAGGAAATGTTGCTCGGTTTAGGAGGTATTCAGGCATTGAAAAAACTAGGATACAAATCAGACGTTTACCACTGTAACGAAGGACATGCCGCTTTTATTGGTATCGAGCGCATTGCCAATATGATGGCAGAGGAAAAACTGTCGTATGCCGAGGCGAAAGAAGTTGTAAATGCATCAACCGTATTTACTACGCATACACCGGTTCCGGCGGGTCACGATTCGTTCCACAACGACTTGTTCCGTCATTATATGGATTTCTTCCCCGAAAAGCTTGGTATAAGCTGGGAGAACTTTGAAATGTTAGGAAAAGCTCGTGCCGAGGAAGACCATTTTAACATGAGTTACCTCGCCAGCAACCTGTCGCAGGGAATTAATGGTGTAAGTATGTTGCACGGCGATGTAAGTAAAGCTGTGCTTAAAAATCTTTACCAGGGTTATCTTGAAGAAGAACTGGAGATCGGTTACGTAACCAACGGTGTTCACTATCCAACGTGGGCAGCGCAAGAGTGGAAAGACATTCATAAAAGATATTTTGGCGATCAATTTCCTAATAACCAGTTGGATTTTGATGTTTGGAAAAACATTTACAATGTGCCGGATCACGAGATTTGGGAGCTGCGTAAAAAGTTGCGCCAAAAATTGATCAATTACATTAAACAGCGTTTTTCAGATAACTGGATCAAACGTTCTGAGAATCCGAAGTTGATTACCGAGATTCTTGGAAAATTGAATCCTAATACGCTTACCATCGGTTTTGCCCGAAGGTTTGCTACTTATAAACGTGCACACTTATTGTTCCGCAACCTCGACAGGCTGGCTAAGATCGTAAACGATCCGGAACGTCCGGTGCAGTTTATCTTTGCAGGTAAAGCACACCCGGCCGACCAGGCCGGTCAGGATCTGATCAAACACATTGTGGAAGTATCAAAACGGCCTGAATTCCGTGGAAAAATACTTTTTGTTCAGAACTACGATATGAACCTTGCTAAAATGCTGTTGCAGGGTGTTGACGTTTGGATGAACACACCAACCCGTCCGTTGGAAGCATCGGGAACCAGTGGCGAAAAAGGAGTGATGAACGGAACGCTTCACTTCTCAGTACTCGATGGTTGGTGGGTTGAAGGTTACCGGAAAGATGCCGGTTGGGCACTGCCTGCCGAGCGTGCTTATGATGTGCAGGATTTTCAGGATGAACTGGATGCAGAAACAATCTACAACATTTTGGAAGAAGAAGTTGTATCTGCATACTACGATCGCAACCAGTACGATATTCCTGAAAAATGGATCAGTTATGTGAAGAATACGTTGGCACATGTATCGCCAAACTTTACCACTTCGCGAATGATGCGTGATTACAAGGATCGTTATTATAATCCGCAATACGAACGTACTCAGAAAGTGAAAGCTGATGGTTTTAAACTGGCAAAAGAGCTGGCTGCATGGAAAGAAAAAGTTGCTGCGAAATGGGATGAAGTCGAAGTGAAGAACATTGAAATTATTGATGGAATTGCACACACCATGATTATGGGCGATGATTATCCGGTAAAAGTTTCGGTTGACCTTAAAGGTTTGCAGCCCGAGGATGTTGGTTTAGAGTTGGTAATTACAGAAAGAGATAACGACGGACAGGAAAAAATTGTACGAACAATCGAATTTACTCCTGAAAAATGTGAAGGTACAGGATGTTGTTACAAACACTCCATTTTACCTGATCATCCGGGATCGTTTGCTTATAGTTTCCGTTTGTATGCCAAACATCCGGAATTGCCACATCGCCAGGATTTCCGATTTATTAAATGGATTAGCTAA